One genomic window of Thiohalophilus sp. includes the following:
- a CDS encoding nucleoside-diphosphate sugar epimerase/dehydratase, whose amino-acid sequence MENNEYNVGMDKSVKGITNWLDGLSRLHKQAVMVVSDALLLMVALWAAFSLRLGTLYLPDLPVLILIGAAPLVAIPVFVYFGLYRAIVRYIGLKAIWVVVQAVSLYALCWALLAFLSGVQGIPRSVTLINWLMAIVLIGGSRMMARWWFLRLQSTPELSAAGRINVVIYGAGSSGVQLATALGFSQQYRPVAYIDDDVTLQGQQINGLPVFAFRELSKLINKLGIREVLLAMPSASRSRRKAIIRQLEPYHVHVKTLPGMAELAGGQVKVEDIKEVEIDDLLGRDNVAPRPDLIEANVCDKVVMVTGAGGSIGSELCRQILKYGPRQLLLYEHNEYALYNIDHELVHSAFYQGATELPASQRQVLPMLGTVLDQERLERLCTAFGVQTIYHAAAYKHVPMVEMNPVAAIRNNIFGTLKVARAAINTGVESFVLISTDKAVRPTNTMGATKRFAELILQALGRRQGLRTRFSMVRFGNVLDSSGSVIPLFRRQIQNGGPVTVTDSRIIRYFMTIPEAAELVIQAGAMGRGGEVFVLDMGEPVKILDLAQHMIRLSGLEVKDETNPDGDIEIQITGLRPGEKLYEELLIGENVNETGHPAIMRAEEEALDWARIEQYLNRLEAAAHNHDQQAIRDVLLEAVKGFNPQCGIEDIVYKNTVGLAGENVKKLPL is encoded by the coding sequence ATGGAGAATAATGAATACAATGTCGGTATGGATAAAAGTGTGAAGGGCATCACAAATTGGCTGGATGGATTGTCCCGCTTGCACAAGCAGGCGGTGATGGTGGTATCGGATGCTCTGCTGTTGATGGTGGCGCTGTGGGCGGCGTTTTCGCTGCGGCTGGGGACGCTGTATCTGCCGGATCTGCCGGTGCTGATCCTGATCGGGGCGGCGCCGCTGGTGGCGATTCCCGTATTTGTCTATTTCGGCCTGTACCGGGCCATTGTGCGTTATATCGGGCTCAAGGCGATCTGGGTGGTGGTGCAGGCGGTGTCGCTGTATGCGCTGTGCTGGGCGTTACTGGCGTTTTTGAGCGGGGTGCAGGGGATCCCGCGTTCGGTCACGCTGATCAACTGGCTGATGGCGATTGTGCTGATCGGCGGCAGCCGGATGATGGCCCGCTGGTGGTTTTTGCGCCTGCAGTCGACGCCCGAGTTGTCAGCTGCGGGCCGGATTAATGTCGTGATCTACGGAGCCGGTTCGTCCGGGGTGCAGCTGGCGACGGCCCTGGGATTCAGTCAGCAGTATCGGCCGGTGGCCTATATTGACGATGATGTGACGCTGCAGGGTCAGCAGATCAACGGCCTGCCGGTCTTCGCCTTCCGGGAGCTGTCCAAGCTGATCAACAAGCTGGGAATTCGCGAAGTGCTGCTGGCCATGCCCTCGGCATCGCGCAGCCGGCGCAAGGCGATCATCCGCCAGCTCGAACCTTACCACGTGCATGTCAAAACCCTGCCGGGCATGGCCGAGCTGGCTGGCGGCCAGGTCAAGGTCGAGGACATCAAGGAAGTGGAGATCGACGATCTGCTGGGTCGGGATAATGTGGCGCCGCGTCCGGATCTGATCGAGGCCAACGTGTGTGACAAGGTGGTGATGGTCACCGGGGCCGGGGGTTCCATCGGCTCGGAACTGTGCCGGCAGATCCTCAAATACGGGCCACGCCAGTTATTGCTGTATGAGCATAATGAATATGCTCTCTACAACATCGATCATGAGTTGGTTCATTCAGCGTTTTATCAGGGTGCGACGGAACTGCCCGCCTCCCAACGCCAGGTGTTGCCCATGCTGGGCACGGTGCTGGACCAGGAACGGCTGGAGCGGTTGTGTACGGCTTTCGGGGTTCAGACGATCTATCACGCGGCGGCCTACAAGCATGTGCCGATGGTGGAGATGAACCCCGTCGCGGCGATTCGCAACAACATTTTCGGCACGCTCAAGGTAGCCCGGGCGGCGATCAATACGGGGGTGGAATCCTTCGTGTTGATCTCCACCGACAAGGCCGTGCGCCCGACCAATACCATGGGTGCGACCAAGCGCTTTGCCGAACTGATCCTGCAGGCGCTGGGCCGGCGGCAGGGGCTTCGGACCCGCTTCAGTATGGTGCGGTTTGGCAATGTGCTGGACTCCTCCGGATCGGTGATTCCGCTGTTCCGGCGCCAGATTCAAAACGGCGGACCGGTTACGGTGACCGATTCGCGCATTATTCGTTATTTTATGACCATTCCCGAGGCGGCCGAGCTGGTGATTCAGGCCGGGGCCATGGGCCGGGGCGGCGAGGTGTTCGTGCTGGATATGGGCGAACCGGTCAAGATCCTCGATCTGGCCCAGCACATGATCCGCCTGAGCGGCCTGGAAGTGAAGGATGAGACCAATCCCGACGGGGATATCGAGATTCAGATTACCGGCCTGAGACCGGGTGAAAAGCTCTATGAAGAGCTGCTGATCGGCGAGAACGTCAACGAAACCGGCCACCCGGCCATCATGCGCGCCGAGGAAGAGGCGCTCGACTGGGCCCGGATCGAGCAGTATCTCAACCGTCTCGAAGCCGCCGCCCACAACCACGATCAACAGGCCATCCGCGACGTGCTGCTCGAAGCCGTCAAAGGCTTCAACCCGCAATGCGGCATCGAGGATATCGTCTATAAAAACACCGTGGGGCTGGCGGGGGAGAATGTGAAAAAGCTGCCGCTTTAA
- a CDS encoding type II toxin-antitoxin system Phd/YefM family antitoxin, which yields MSNITATEARARLYSLIDEVAESHQPAVITGKRANAVLISEEDWNAIAETLHLLSVPGMRESIKSGMEEPVDECARELDW from the coding sequence ATGAGCAACATTACCGCGACTGAGGCCCGGGCCAGACTCTACAGCCTGATTGACGAGGTGGCTGAATCGCACCAGCCGGCCGTGATTACAGGCAAGCGGGCCAATGCCGTCCTGATCTCGGAAGAGGACTGGAACGCCATTGCGGAAACTCTGCATTTGTTGTCCGTGCCCGGTATGCGGGAGTCGATCAAGTCAGGCATGGAAGAGCCTGTCGATGAATGTGCCAGGGAACTGGATTGGTGA
- a CDS encoding Txe/YoeB family addiction module toxin, which produces MSWTLVYTKQAQKDARKLAASGLKNKARELLAVLEENPFQNPPPYEKLVGDLAGAYSRRINIQHRLVYQVLEEERVVKVLRLWTHYE; this is translated from the coding sequence GTGAGCTGGACGCTGGTCTATACCAAACAAGCGCAAAAAGATGCCAGAAAGCTTGCGGCTTCAGGACTGAAGAACAAGGCCCGGGAGCTGCTCGCTGTTCTGGAGGAGAATCCCTTCCAGAATCCCCCGCCTTACGAAAAACTGGTTGGGGATCTCGCCGGAGCCTATTCACGCCGAATCAATATACAACACCGTCTTGTGTATCAGGTGCTTGAAGAGGAGCGAGTGGTTAAGGTCCTTCGACTCTGGACTCACTATGAATAG